The following coding sequences are from one Paenibacillus stellifer window:
- a CDS encoding AI-2E family transporter: MLPLYKKYWRTFFDIGLLVLTVYLVMLVFSKLYQLAAPVFLSFFVFMLIEPLARFLNRRGLGKPFASAISVLLFLVLLLGSLFGAGLLIAAQVIHFSDNLHHYTYVAQQHFMETTTWLQQKIANLPPDLTDKLNGYFKNATNLLANWLSIFFQYMIGVVGSFSSFMANFGVAIILAFFLSMEIKDWRKIAHDKMPKTLKMVYHFLQGHVFKAIGSYLKAQLILITITFVIVLVGLFILGTGNELTMALICAVFDILPLLGVSTILIPWIVYLFFVGSTSLAIGLTVLLAVVLIVRQLLEPKITGNSIGVSSAFLMLSFVILSTSAFGVAGLILSPILLILLKELLQQGYLQRWISLPQEEFIVSPFAYEDRGGNVESAEAGEPPGSSFSGGDSADPDKRNTPGTD, from the coding sequence ATGCTGCCTTTGTACAAAAAATACTGGCGCACCTTTTTCGATATCGGTCTGCTTGTGCTGACCGTCTATCTGGTGATGCTGGTCTTCAGCAAACTGTATCAGCTCGCCGCTCCGGTGTTTCTGTCCTTCTTCGTGTTTATGCTGATCGAGCCTCTGGCCCGGTTCCTGAACCGCCGTGGACTCGGCAAGCCGTTCGCCTCCGCCATCTCTGTCCTGTTGTTTCTGGTGCTGCTGCTCGGCTCGCTCTTCGGCGCCGGCCTTCTGATCGCGGCCCAGGTCATTCATTTCTCCGATAATCTCCATCACTATACATATGTGGCTCAGCAGCATTTTATGGAGACGACGACATGGCTTCAGCAGAAAATCGCCAATCTGCCGCCCGATCTGACTGATAAGCTGAACGGCTACTTCAAGAACGCCACCAATCTGCTCGCTAATTGGCTGAGTATATTCTTCCAATATATGATCGGCGTTGTCGGCTCGTTCTCCTCGTTCATGGCCAATTTCGGCGTCGCCATCATTCTTGCTTTCTTCCTTAGTATGGAGATCAAGGACTGGCGGAAGATCGCCCACGATAAAATGCCGAAGACGCTGAAGATGGTGTACCACTTCCTGCAAGGACATGTCTTCAAAGCGATTGGCTCCTATCTCAAGGCGCAGCTTATTCTAATCACGATTACCTTCGTCATCGTGCTGGTCGGCCTGTTCATTCTGGGTACGGGGAATGAGCTTACGATGGCGCTAATCTGCGCCGTATTCGACATTCTCCCACTGCTTGGAGTGTCGACGATACTGATCCCCTGGATCGTGTATCTGTTCTTCGTGGGAAGCACTTCCCTTGCCATCGGACTGACCGTGCTGCTGGCTGTCGTGCTGATTGTCAGACAGCTGCTGGAGCCGAAGATTACAGGGAACTCCATCGGTGTCTCCTCCGCGTTCCTGATGCTGAGCTTCGTGATCCTGTCGACCTCGGCCTTCGGAGTTGCAGGCTTGATTCTGTCGCCGATTCTGCTGATCCTGCTGAAAGAGCTGCTTCAGCAGGGCTATCTCCAGCGCTGGATTTCTCTCCCGCAGGAGGAGTTCATCGTCTCTCCCTTCGCCTATGAAGACAGGGGCGGCAATGTGGAGTCCGCAGAGGCCGGTGAGCCACCCGGGTCGTCATTCTCAGGCGGCGATTCTGCTGATCCGGATAAACGGAATACACCGGGAACCGATTGA
- a CDS encoding polysaccharide deacetylase family protein — METLLLWLFYISSFYAFIPGIISRLFGYRVFRKGNGVPDFALTFDDGPDPQYTPRLLDLLKKYDAKATFFVVGSHAESNPELIRRIHAEGHLIGIHNYVHRSNWVMRPGTVQKQIQRTNDIIYNLTGERSTYYRPPWGIVNLFDFSKRRQVKIVLWSAMFGDWREKLGTDRLAEKMLARLNPGEVMLLHDCGTTPGADPEAPEHMLAALERTLIEAQKRGLKSIRIDDMIKAAEALPMKRLPLRKRVVVRLWLLWESCFHFLFRLQTVTPEHPWLHYRLREYQGEPVPLDGKITLTKGDPVIELHIDNRQLFELGVQSRSAAQLAIRMIRRMEAEMPHLARIISSDEELASAKALYGVSMINRGPEKFGFTIRDLPDGIFARLTKFYLSILLSIIHPAGGARLKVRSDALVPKMILMPVSQLLQAHGRSCPETKRAQRSGTGSELDDSLAETELPGVHAH, encoded by the coding sequence ATGGAGACTTTGCTGCTCTGGCTGTTTTACATCTCATCCTTCTATGCCTTTATACCCGGAATAATAAGCCGTCTCTTCGGCTACCGCGTCTTTCGGAAAGGCAATGGGGTACCGGATTTCGCCCTTACCTTCGATGACGGACCTGATCCGCAATATACCCCCCGGCTTTTGGATCTATTGAAGAAATACGATGCCAAGGCCACCTTTTTTGTCGTCGGCTCCCACGCGGAGTCCAATCCCGAGCTGATCCGCCGCATCCATGCGGAGGGTCATCTGATCGGCATTCATAATTACGTTCACCGGAGCAACTGGGTCATGCGTCCCGGTACGGTCCAGAAGCAGATTCAGCGAACGAATGACATTATTTACAACCTTACCGGCGAGCGGAGCACTTACTACCGTCCGCCGTGGGGAATCGTCAACCTCTTCGATTTCTCCAAACGCCGCCAGGTCAAAATCGTGCTCTGGTCCGCCATGTTCGGCGACTGGCGCGAGAAGCTCGGGACAGACCGGCTCGCTGAGAAAATGCTGGCCCGTCTTAACCCGGGCGAGGTAATGCTCCTGCATGACTGCGGCACAACGCCTGGTGCCGATCCCGAAGCGCCGGAACATATGCTGGCCGCCCTGGAGCGGACACTGATCGAGGCGCAGAAGCGCGGCCTGAAGAGCATCCGGATCGACGACATGATCAAGGCGGCCGAAGCGCTGCCGATGAAACGCCTGCCGCTGCGCAAACGGGTGGTTGTGAGACTTTGGCTGCTCTGGGAGAGCTGCTTTCACTTCCTGTTCCGTCTGCAGACCGTAACGCCTGAGCATCCCTGGCTGCACTACCGTCTGCGGGAGTATCAAGGGGAGCCCGTGCCTCTGGACGGGAAGATCACCCTGACCAAAGGCGATCCGGTCATCGAGCTTCATATCGATAACCGTCAGCTGTTCGAGCTGGGGGTTCAGTCAAGGTCGGCGGCCCAACTGGCGATCCGCATGATCCGGCGGATGGAGGCCGAGATGCCGCATCTCGCGCGTATCATATCAAGCGACGAAGAGCTCGCGAGCGCCAAGGCGCTGTACGGCGTCAGCATGATCAACCGGGGGCCGGAGAAGTTCGGCTTCACGATCAGGGATCTTCCGGATGGCATTTTCGCGCGGCTGACGAAATTTTATCTTAGCATTCTGCTCAGCATCATCCACCCTGCCGGGGGAGCGCGGCTGAAAGTGCGCAGCGATGCGCTGGTTCCGAAGATGATCCTGATGCCGGTCTCCCAGCTGCTTCAGGCGCATGGCCGGAGCTGTCCCGAGACGAAGCGGGCGCAGCGTTCGGGAACCGGATCGGAGCTGGATGATTCCCTGGCCGAGACTGAGCTTCCAGGAGTACACGCCCACTAA
- a CDS encoding helix-turn-helix domain-containing protein, translating into MVDFEWYRSFVYIYKYNSVSQAAKTRIMTQPAMSQHLASLEAEVGEPLFIRTARKMIPTERGKELYSQLAPLIESLEETSLGFHAASLPTPPRSALDRQLNTIQRKYSRSYLALRPIPFPPLELPTSCSCC; encoded by the coding sequence ATGGTAGATTTTGAGTGGTATCGAAGCTTTGTCTATATTTATAAATACAATTCCGTCTCGCAAGCCGCCAAAACACGGATTATGACACAGCCCGCCATGAGCCAGCACCTCGCTTCCCTGGAAGCGGAAGTCGGGGAGCCTTTATTTATCCGGACTGCTCGAAAAATGATTCCAACGGAAAGAGGCAAGGAGCTGTATTCCCAGCTGGCCCCGCTGATTGAATCGCTGGAGGAGACCAGTCTTGGCTTTCATGCCGCTTCCTTGCCCACCCCCCCCAGATCCGCATTGGATCGGCAATTGAATACTATACAGAGAAAATACTCCCGCAGTTATCTGGCTTTGAGGCCAATACCATTTCCTCCTTTGGAACTGCCGACCAGTTGCTCTTGCTGCTAA
- a CDS encoding glycoside hydrolase family 130 protein, which yields MKEVKIIGESIPNMPWQARPEGHLKPLWRHSDNPVIKRNPAKDVARIFNSAVVAYEGKFIGVFRTETDTTRPHLRMGYSEDGLDWKIDDEPIMFIDEEGKPYQPRYAYDPRLVKVEDTFYIIWCTDFYGAAIGVAKTQDFKTFTILENPFLPFNRNGVLFPKKINGNFVMLSRPSDSGHTPFGDVFLSESPDFVYWGKHRHVMTKGGEGWWQNVKIGGGPAPIETSEGWLMFYHGVTGTCNGLVYSMGGVILDRDEPSKVKYRSRNFVLTPEEWYEERGFVPNVVFPCATLNDAETGRIAIYYGAADTYVGVAYTTVQDIVNYIIDTHEEVGDDATIGRI from the coding sequence ATGAAAGAAGTCAAGATTATTGGTGAAAGCATCCCGAATATGCCTTGGCAGGCAAGACCTGAAGGGCATCTCAAGCCGCTGTGGCGGCACAGTGACAACCCGGTTATCAAGAGAAATCCGGCCAAAGACGTGGCACGTATTTTTAACAGTGCAGTAGTAGCCTATGAAGGCAAATTTATCGGTGTATTCCGTACCGAAACCGACACTACCCGCCCGCATCTGCGCATGGGTTACAGTGAGGACGGACTGGACTGGAAGATTGACGACGAACCAATCATGTTCATTGACGAAGAAGGCAAGCCTTATCAGCCGAGATATGCATATGATCCGCGTCTGGTGAAGGTTGAAGATACATTCTATATTATCTGGTGTACCGATTTCTACGGCGCAGCCATCGGCGTAGCCAAAACGCAGGACTTCAAGACCTTCACGATTCTGGAAAACCCGTTCCTGCCATTCAACCGCAATGGCGTGCTGTTCCCGAAAAAAATCAACGGCAACTTCGTAATGCTGTCCCGTCCAAGCGACAGCGGCCACACTCCTTTTGGCGACGTATTCCTGAGTGAAAGCCCTGACTTCGTATACTGGGGCAAACACCGCCATGTTATGACCAAAGGCGGAGAAGGCTGGTGGCAGAACGTCAAGATTGGCGGCGGTCCTGCTCCAATCGAAACGAGCGAAGGCTGGCTGATGTTCTACCATGGTGTAACCGGAACCTGTAATGGTCTCGTATACAGCATGGGCGGCGTAATCCTGGACCGCGACGAGCCTTCCAAGGTAAAATACCGTTCCCGCAACTTCGTACTGACTCCAGAGGAGTGGTATGAAGAACGCGGCTTCGTTCCGAACGTCGTATTCCCTTGCGCGACACTGAATGATGCCGAAACAGGCCGTATCGCCATTTACTATGGTGCAGCCGATACTTATGTAGGTGTTGCTTACACAACTGTACAGGATATCGTTAACTATATCATCGACACCCATGAGGAAGTAGGCGACGATGCCACGATCGGCCGCATCTAA
- a CDS encoding peptidoglycan D,D-transpeptidase FtsI family protein — translation MTAHRRMKWGLVFLTALLGLLALRLIWIQGVMSGRTVPGGEYPLAKMAEVQSEREIVLDTGRGRLFDQSGFPLAGETIWTAVLLPPEAAAGPRASAKTERGANAAALHRLAALLGTDAERLKKALREVRQPYAWPSPKVEEPLALTFQQADEISRLGVDGVVVLPYSRRYGGEMNGRQWIGYVSESAAGGNAAKGHDGSPPIRSIRSIRSDLRRPMEGTAGLEKTLEPLLRGIEHTEVVARVDAEGKRLPGSGLTVRTPRNPYYPLSFYTTVDMRLQEGIEKLARQDGIKEGAVVVLHAQTGDIAAMVSLPLYNPEDISPEGGEWNNRALQAAVPGSIFKIVTAAAALEAGVASPGEVFHCSGEYGRYGLSCPKEGGHGIITLEQGFAKSCNTVFAALAERLSDAQLEAAASALGLGRPVGWRQADTLGLPLLAPLAAEQAGTVFAPSHANDPGARVQTAIGQRDAAVTPLQAANMVAALLRGGEPPAPRILRRVDFANGQNLAVLQPHAAPSPAGRISPGTASLLLQWMRTVVTDGTGRQLRGANWELAGKSGTAQTQVKGAARNNQWFVGYGPYEQPRYTAAVLVQNRAPGSPHLAVKLFGEVMDLLAETEKSENTRMPSHTAKG, via the coding sequence TTGACGGCTCATCGGCGGATGAAATGGGGACTGGTGTTTCTGACGGCGCTTCTTGGCCTGCTGGCGCTGCGTTTGATCTGGATTCAGGGCGTGATGAGCGGCAGAACCGTACCGGGCGGAGAGTATCCGCTGGCCAAAATGGCCGAGGTGCAGAGCGAGCGGGAAATCGTGCTTGATACCGGCAGAGGGCGGCTGTTCGACCAGAGCGGATTTCCGCTGGCGGGTGAGACAATATGGACAGCCGTGCTGCTTCCCCCCGAAGCGGCTGCCGGACCTCGCGCATCTGCCAAGACAGAACGCGGGGCGAACGCAGCTGCGCTGCACCGTCTGGCGGCGCTGCTCGGCACGGATGCGGAGCGGCTGAAGAAGGCTCTGCGTGAAGTCCGTCAGCCGTACGCATGGCCTTCGCCAAAAGTTGAAGAGCCGCTGGCGCTGACCTTCCAGCAGGCCGACGAGATCAGCCGCCTTGGTGTCGACGGGGTTGTCGTGCTGCCTTATTCACGCAGATACGGAGGCGAGATGAATGGACGGCAGTGGATCGGATACGTGTCGGAGTCCGCCGCCGGCGGGAATGCGGCAAAGGGCCATGACGGATCGCCTCCTATTCGAAGCATTCGAAGCATTCGAAGCGATCTGCGCCGTCCAATGGAAGGGACGGCGGGGCTGGAGAAGACGCTGGAGCCGCTGCTTCGCGGCATCGAACATACGGAAGTCGTAGCCCGTGTGGATGCCGAAGGAAAGCGGCTGCCGGGAAGCGGGCTTACGGTCCGGACGCCGCGCAATCCATACTACCCGCTGTCGTTCTATACGACGGTCGACATGAGGCTCCAGGAAGGCATAGAGAAGCTGGCGCGCCAAGATGGAATCAAGGAGGGCGCCGTCGTTGTGCTCCATGCACAGACAGGCGATATCGCGGCGATGGTATCGCTCCCGCTCTATAATCCGGAGGACATCTCCCCCGAGGGTGGGGAATGGAATAACCGGGCGCTGCAGGCTGCCGTTCCGGGGTCGATCTTCAAGATTGTGACCGCGGCCGCGGCGCTGGAAGCCGGAGTTGCGTCTCCCGGCGAGGTGTTTCACTGCAGCGGAGAATACGGCCGCTACGGGCTGAGCTGCCCGAAGGAAGGCGGGCACGGCATAATCACCCTGGAGCAGGGCTTCGCGAAGTCCTGCAACACGGTGTTCGCCGCGCTCGCGGAGCGCCTGAGCGACGCGCAGCTCGAAGCGGCCGCGTCGGCGCTCGGCCTCGGCCGGCCGGTCGGCTGGCGGCAGGCGGACACGCTCGGCCTGCCGCTGCTCGCACCGCTTGCGGCCGAGCAAGCGGGGACAGTGTTCGCGCCGTCCCACGCGAACGACCCCGGCGCTCGCGTGCAGACCGCGATCGGCCAGCGCGACGCCGCCGTCACTCCGCTGCAGGCGGCGAATATGGTCGCCGCCCTGCTGCGGGGCGGCGAACCGCCCGCGCCGCGCATCCTGCGGCGCGTCGACTTCGCGAACGGCCAGAATCTGGCCGTTCTGCAGCCTCATGCGGCCCCTTCGCCGGCCGGCCGCATTTCACCGGGGACCGCGTCGCTGCTGCTGCAGTGGATGCGTACCGTCGTTACAGACGGTACGGGAAGGCAGCTTCGCGGCGCGAACTGGGAGCTGGCCGGCAAGTCGGGCACGGCGCAGACCCAAGTTAAGGGCGCTGCCCGCAACAACCAGTGGTTTGTCGGGTACGGGCCGTACGAGCAGCCGCGCTATACCGCGGCTGTGCTGGTGCAGAACAGAGCGCCCGGCAGCCCGCATCTCGCCGTCAAGTTGTTCGGCGAAGTGATGGATCTGCTGGCGGAGACGGAAAAGAGTGAGAATACGCGAATGCCGTCTCATACGGCAAAAGGCTGA
- a CDS encoding carbohydrate ABC transporter permease: MHSLRYRTASVFKYATLILGALAALIPIIVVFFASLKTGSEYASTSPLTPPSNWLNFANYTKAFVDGKMLLGFMNTVIIVVISVAGATLTGSMMAYILARFKFKGSKLLIGLFLLATLIPGVTTQVATFQIINSLGLFNTRLAPIILYLGTDIIAVYIFMQFLDSISESLDESAMLDGASYWTIYWRIILPLLKPAIATVVIVKGVNIYNDFYVPFLYMPKSSLQVMSTALFKFKGPYGSQWEVICAGIMIAIIPTLIVFISLQKQIYNGFAQGSVK, from the coding sequence ATGCATTCATTAAGATACCGTACTGCCAGCGTATTCAAGTATGCAACACTGATTCTCGGCGCGTTAGCCGCATTGATTCCGATTATCGTCGTATTCTTCGCATCGCTGAAGACAGGGTCGGAATATGCTTCCACTAGTCCGCTGACTCCGCCTTCCAACTGGTTGAATTTTGCGAACTATACCAAGGCTTTTGTAGACGGCAAAATGCTTCTCGGCTTCATGAACACCGTCATTATCGTAGTCATTTCTGTTGCCGGCGCAACGCTTACCGGCTCCATGATGGCGTACATTCTGGCCCGTTTCAAGTTTAAAGGAAGCAAGCTGCTGATCGGCCTGTTTCTGCTTGCTACATTGATTCCCGGCGTAACGACTCAGGTTGCAACGTTCCAGATTATCAATTCGCTGGGACTGTTTAATACACGTCTGGCCCCCATTATCCTATACTTGGGAACAGATATTATAGCTGTATACATCTTCATGCAGTTCCTTGATTCCATATCGGAGTCCCTGGATGAATCTGCCATGCTGGACGGCGCTTCGTACTGGACGATTTACTGGCGGATTATTCTGCCGCTGCTGAAGCCGGCGATTGCAACAGTTGTCATCGTTAAGGGCGTGAATATTTACAATGATTTCTATGTTCCATTCCTGTACATGCCGAAGAGCAGCCTACAGGTTATGTCAACCGCGCTGTTCAAGTTCAAGGGACCTTACGGTTCACAATGGGAAGTTATTTGCGCGGGAATTATGATCGCGATCATTCCAACGCTCATTGTCTTTATTTCGCTTCAGAAGCAGATTTATAACGGTTTTGCGCAAGGCTCTGTTAAATAG
- a CDS encoding acetylxylan esterase: MGDMLLEQLKSYTGSSPKPEGFDTYWERALRELDEASLDYELIPADFTSPLAECYHLYFTGVGGARIHCKYVRPKNRTGQGPGMAMFHGYTGDSGDWSDKVGYAAHGISVIALDCRGQGGLSEDNLQVLGTTVRGHIIRGVDDPNPDKLYYRNMFLDTAQSARILMSMEEVDETRVGVYGCSQGGALATVCAALEPRISLAVIVYPFLADYKRAYELNVTSSAYEELYYYFRNIDFNHQREEALFQRLGLIDIQNLADRIMAKVIFVSGLTDTICPPSTQFAVYNKIVSEKELLVYPEYGHEYLPRLGDRVLQEFLEL, from the coding sequence ATGGGCGATATGTTGCTTGAGCAGCTTAAGTCATATACGGGAAGCAGTCCAAAACCGGAAGGCTTCGATACCTACTGGGAGCGGGCGCTTCGGGAACTGGACGAGGCTTCGCTCGATTATGAACTCATCCCTGCGGACTTCACGAGCCCGCTGGCGGAATGCTATCATCTGTACTTTACCGGTGTGGGCGGCGCCCGCATCCACTGCAAATACGTAAGACCGAAGAACCGGACCGGGCAAGGGCCGGGGATGGCGATGTTTCACGGCTACACCGGCGACAGCGGGGACTGGAGCGACAAGGTGGGCTACGCGGCACATGGCATCAGCGTGATCGCGCTGGACTGCCGGGGACAGGGCGGCTTGTCCGAGGATAACCTGCAGGTGCTGGGCACTACAGTCCGGGGCCATATCATTCGCGGTGTAGACGACCCTAATCCGGACAAGCTCTATTACCGCAACATGTTCCTGGATACTGCGCAGTCTGCGCGGATTCTGATGTCCATGGAGGAAGTGGACGAGACCCGTGTCGGCGTGTACGGCTGTTCGCAGGGAGGAGCGCTGGCAACGGTATGCGCGGCGCTGGAGCCCCGCATTTCTCTGGCGGTTATCGTCTACCCGTTTCTGGCAGACTACAAGCGGGCTTACGAGCTGAATGTAACCTCCTCCGCATATGAGGAACTGTATTATTACTTCCGAAACATTGATTTCAATCATCAGCGGGAGGAAGCCTTATTTCAGCGTCTGGGACTGATCGATATCCAGAATCTGGCCGACCGGATCATGGCCAAAGTGATCTTCGTCTCGGGACTGACGGACACCATCTGTCCGCCTTCGACCCAGTTCGCAGTCTACAACAAGATCGTTTCGGAGAAGGAACTGCTGGTCTATCCTGAATACGGACACGAGTATTTGCCTCGGCTTGGTGACCGTGTACTGCAGGAGTTTCTGGAATTATAG
- a CDS encoding type 1 glutamine amidotransferase domain-containing protein: MAKKVLMVVTNHSEINADRQTGIWLSEFAEAYIEFAKKGYEVTVASPLGGKSPVDPGSVDGKTAQELLDAQQYLEQTLKLDEISHEKFDAIFLPGGHGTMYDLPASAKLQVLLKDFYEAGKIVAAVCHGPAGLVGATLSNGQPLVAGKRVSAFTDREEAETGLNSLLPFLLETKIRELGAIYVAAPNWSTHYEIDGNLITGQNPQSTLAVSQAVIEKLG, encoded by the coding sequence ATGGCGAAAAAAGTATTAATGGTTGTGACAAATCACTCGGAGATCAATGCAGATAGACAGACCGGAATTTGGCTGTCCGAATTTGCCGAAGCCTATATCGAATTTGCGAAGAAAGGCTACGAAGTTACTGTTGCAAGTCCGCTTGGAGGAAAAAGTCCCGTCGATCCGGGCAGTGTGGATGGTAAAACAGCGCAGGAATTGCTCGATGCCCAGCAGTATCTGGAGCAGACGCTGAAGCTCGATGAAATCTCCCATGAGAAATTCGACGCCATCTTCCTGCCGGGCGGTCATGGCACGATGTATGATCTGCCCGCCAGCGCCAAGCTTCAGGTGCTCTTGAAGGATTTCTATGAAGCGGGCAAAATCGTTGCGGCAGTATGCCATGGCCCTGCAGGTTTAGTCGGAGCTACACTGTCCAATGGACAGCCCCTCGTTGCCGGAAAGCGGGTGAGCGCTTTTACTGATCGGGAAGAAGCGGAGACAGGCCTCAATTCGCTGCTGCCGTTCCTGCTGGAGACCAAAATCCGTGAGTTGGGCGCCATTTATGTAGCTGCCCCTAACTGGTCAACTCATTATGAGATCGACGGCAACCTGATTACCGGCCAAAACCCTCAGTCGACCTTAGCCGTAAGCCAAGCCGTCATTGAAAAGCTGGGCTGA
- a CDS encoding GH1 family beta-glucosidase has translation MSNVLFPKEFIWGAATASYQIEGAYQEDGRGLSIWDTFCRIPGKVLNMDNGDVACDSYHRFREDIALMKELGIKSYRFSIAWPRIYQQGRGEVNTKGLKYYDAFIGALLENGIEPMCTLYHWDLPQTLQNEGGWENRATIDAFAAYAETVFRRYGSQIKRWMTVNEPWCASFLSNYHGEHAPGNKDLQTAVTVAHHLMLAHGQAVRKFRELGIDGEIGFAPNATWMEPYTNSKEDIDACRRENGWFIEWFMDPVFKGEYPSFLTEWFRERGAEVPIQDGDMDIISEKIDVLGLNYYNGSVAQYSENAGITRCQPVDMGYERTDIGWPIYPEGFFKVLSYINERYGDVPIYITENGACYNDGPQGGVVADQKRIAYLHKHLLSLNRCLENGIPVKGYFAWSLMDNFEWAYGYSMRFGLIHVDYDTLARTPKDSFYWYQNVIANNAVEV, from the coding sequence ATGAGCAATGTGCTTTTTCCAAAAGAATTCATCTGGGGAGCGGCAACCGCATCCTATCAAATTGAAGGCGCTTATCAAGAGGATGGCAGAGGCTTGTCCATCTGGGATACGTTCTGCCGCATTCCCGGGAAAGTGCTGAATATGGATAACGGGGATGTCGCCTGTGACAGCTATCACCGTTTCCGCGAAGATATCGCACTGATGAAGGAGCTTGGCATCAAGTCTTACCGTTTCTCCATTGCCTGGCCACGGATTTATCAGCAGGGACGCGGTGAGGTTAACACCAAAGGCTTGAAGTATTACGATGCCTTTATTGGCGCCCTGCTGGAGAACGGGATCGAGCCGATGTGCACCTTGTACCACTGGGATCTTCCGCAGACGCTTCAGAATGAAGGAGGCTGGGAGAACAGAGCTACGATCGATGCCTTCGCCGCCTATGCGGAGACGGTGTTCCGCCGGTACGGAAGCCAAATCAAACGGTGGATGACAGTCAATGAGCCGTGGTGCGCGTCATTCCTGTCGAACTATCACGGCGAGCATGCGCCCGGCAATAAAGATCTGCAGACAGCGGTTACGGTTGCTCATCATCTGATGCTGGCTCACGGCCAGGCGGTTCGTAAATTCCGGGAGCTTGGCATTGACGGTGAGATCGGCTTCGCGCCCAACGCGACCTGGATGGAGCCTTACACCAACAGCAAGGAGGACATCGACGCCTGCAGACGCGAGAACGGCTGGTTCATCGAGTGGTTCATGGACCCGGTGTTCAAAGGGGAATATCCTTCTTTTCTGACGGAATGGTTCCGGGAGAGAGGAGCCGAGGTTCCGATTCAGGACGGCGATATGGACATCATCTCGGAGAAAATCGATGTGCTGGGCTTGAACTACTATAACGGCTCGGTGGCCCAATATTCGGAGAATGCCGGTATTACGCGGTGTCAGCCGGTGGACATGGGCTATGAGCGTACGGATATCGGCTGGCCGATTTATCCGGAAGGCTTCTTCAAGGTGCTGAGCTACATCAACGAAAGATACGGAGATGTTCCGATCTACATTACGGAGAACGGTGCCTGCTACAATGACGGACCGCAAGGCGGAGTTGTTGCCGACCAGAAGCGGATCGCCTATCTTCATAAGCATCTGCTGTCGCTGAACCGCTGCCTGGAGAACGGCATCCCGGTGAAGGGGTATTTTGCCTGGTCGCTGATGGACAACTTTGAATGGGCTTATGGCTACAGCATGCGATTCGGCCTCATTCATGTGGATTATGACACGCTGGCGCGTACGCCGAAGGACAGCTTCTACTGGTACCAGAACGTTATCGCGAATAACGCTGTGGAAGTCTGA